A stretch of DNA from Dioscorea cayenensis subsp. rotundata cultivar TDr96_F1 chromosome 4, TDr96_F1_v2_PseudoChromosome.rev07_lg8_w22 25.fasta, whole genome shotgun sequence:
aataataaaacctTGCTAGGTCCAGCTTGAGCTAACCCTGCTCCTCATTCTAGAtcataaataattagggtatCCAAAATTCTACTATTTGCAAAAGTTATATTTACCAAAATCAAATAATTCTTTTGAAATATAACATTAAaactttacaaaaataattgttaaaaccAATGTTTTAAAAGCCGGCCTGGTTGTCAACCAGGGTAAGCAACCGGTTCACGGTCCAACTAATTGAGCCTGTTGGATCGACTGGTTCAActagatttaatatttttctatataaataaatttttaaaaattttaaaataggtaaaaattaattaaaaattaattaaaacttaacaaaaaggataaaattgtATATTACAAAGTtacaaccaaataataaatatttaaaaaaataaataattaaataaaaataataagtatacaacaacaacaaaaaaacaacaataaaaaaatgtggaataaaaataaaaaatacaagtatataatatcttgctttttaatttttgaaacaggtttaaatttaaaaatttaaaataaataaaccaactaGGCCCTGTTCGGTCCAACTAGACCGATTTACGGGCCGATTCCAGTTGGTTGAACCAGCCAATTTGGTCTGGTTTTTACAACATTGCTTAAAACAAGCTCACCCATAAAACAACGatgcatagtttttttttttttttaagaaaaaacactTATGAAATTAAACTGTCATggaatatataaaaacattattaaaatatgaaagaaaataagacacaaatttttttttaaattaaacttggttgtgtaaataatttttttaattaaataatataaaatgataaataaaaaaataattaataaaatgacTTAATTCTAAAGATGAAAGACATTAATTCCAAGACAAGTGAGTGTGGAGCCTGAAATTTTAATGATTGGCTTGATTTTCCCttattcaatttcattttatcaCAAGTTAAGAAAATCAtctatttttatagaaaaaaatatattgatcgGCAAGAATTATAAATTACCATTTGAAATTGACGCATTTCCATCCATAAGTTACTGATTGTGTAGCATTGTTTTCAATtgtgttgttaaaaaaaagactTACTCCAAAATCATTGTCCTAAAATTtacttaaatattaattttatttatttatttataaagatcAGTACTAGTAATACAGAGCGCGTGTGTATAATATTATGTTCTcccaccaaaaaataaatatttcataagCAAAAAATAGTGCACAGTCACATCGGCACGTGGGGGGACGATTCCTGCCAGATAATCAAACTGCCCCTACGACTTTCCTGTAAAACCGTTGAAGCCCAACTTCCCTCCTTTCTGTTTCTCCCCCGCTCCCTCTCAaatctccctctctctctttaaCAGCTGTTCCTAGCTGTCCTTCCTATCCCAATCTCATGTGATCCCCCCTCTTTCTCCCTCTCTATCCCTCTATTATACCTCCCTATCAAAACAATCCGAAACTAGCACAACAGTAGCCTTTCCATTCAAACTTAATTGCTCATCATCTCTTCACCTCTCAATACTTATTGACTATTGTTATTATCTCTTCTTCTGATATTATTAAACCTCATATACAACATGGCTCAGTTACCTCCTAAAGTACCCAGCAACTGGCCTAGCTTCGGCCATCAGCGAGCTCCCTCCATGGCCTCTTTCTTACCCCCAGCTCCGGCTCCACCACCATCATCCGGCAACCACCCATCTTGGGTTGATGAGTTTCTTGATTTCACTTTAACCAGACGTGGTGCTCACCGACGGTCCATGAGCGACTCAGTCGCATTTCTTGAAGCGCCAATGATCAGTAGTAACGGTGGTGGAGCACCAATGCATGAATTCGATCGCCTCGATGAAGATCAGCTCATTTCTATGTTCCCTGACGACCTGCCACCGTCATCAGGCGCATCTGCTGCTCCATTATCATCCTCCACTCCGTCAACCCCTTCCGATCACAACAGCGTTAACGAGGAGAACCCTTCCGAGCAGCAATTGGTTAACGAATTGGAGGAGACGCAAAGCCTGTGCAAGTCTGAGCCACAGACAAACCAAGCTGCCCACACTGCAGCAGCCTCAACCGCTGATCAAATCATTGTCGATCCTAAAAGGGTCAAGAGGTGAATAAtcaatttttcatcttttctcaaTGTAGCTTTTAGGTACTTGAGAACTCacgtatatatttttttttctcaatgtggATTTTAGGATTTTGGCCAACAGGCAGTCGGCACAAAGATCTCGAGTTAGGAAACTGCAGTACATTTCCGAGCTGGAGCGCAGCGTTACATCATTGCAGGTAGTTCTTATAATCACacgcacgcacacacacacatatatgtatatatatattagacatACTACAATTTATGAGAAAATCAGTACTAATGGAGacttatatatgtttattttgaagACTGAGGTTTCGGCATTGTCTCCTCGGGTGGCCTTCCTCGACCACCAGCGTTCAGTTCTCACAGTTGGCAACAGCCATTTGAAACAGCGGATTGCAGCTCTTGCCCAAGATAAAATTTTCAAGGACGGTCAGTATTTGCGGCACTTACATCCCCATCactattaattgaattttggaatattttttaattaagaaaaggaCGGGATATATTGCTGAAATTGTGTGAGATGAAAGCAGCTCATCAAGAAGCACTAAAGAAGGAAATAGAGAGATTGAGGCAAGTGTATCATCAGCAAAGTCTTAAGAAGATGCCTTCGGTGACCGCTGGAGACTCACCGGAGCACACCAACAAAGAGCTCGTGAGCTGAGCAAGTGACCACTTGGAGGTGTTCAATTTGCAAATAGGGGAGGGATGATTTCTGCTTGTGATTTTATCCTCTGTATtctattttccaatttttcttaattttaaaatttaagatttattCTTTCGAAGGAATGGTGTTGTGATTTTGTGGTTGCAAATGTGTTGGCATGCATGAAAAGGTATGTCTAGTGGATTTTTGTATCATTTAAAGGGTATTTCTTTGTGGGTTCTTAATTTGCCAATTAATATGTCATGGTTtcgttttatttttatgttttttatttgaacaaAATCAGAGGTTAAATAGAGAAACTATAGAAAGATTGTGAGGTgttcatataataatttttttttaattttagtttcaataatttaattatatcttcaaattttcttcatcagatAGTTGTTAGCAAGTCATCATGTTTATTAGACCTCGGTGATCATTCATAAATGAGCATGTTATTAAatgtagttttaaattttacctTGGTGGTCATGCTaatttaattacatttttttatgttgtaaAATCAgtttagatttgaaaaataatcaCAACTCATTTTtcagggtttagagtttaggtttttgagatatatataaagagtttGTATACTCAAAGGTAAGGTAGTATTAAGAGATCATAAAATAGAAAACTAAACAAGATGGCATCTTTGTTGAGTAAGTTAACTAAATAGCTCAAAGCTGAAACACTATTATTAagcttacattttttttaataaaaatagccAGCTAAGAGACAGAAGGATTGGTCCTGTGAAAGAAATGGTGTTCCAACACAAACCCTATAAATttgaaaactaaaatataaaagtataaatttctgtattttcttgataGTATGGCACTATGCAAGAACTTGCACTTTCaaaacatttgaaaaatttgTAACACAAGAAACTTTTGGAGACATGATCACATGCATCCAGGGGACCAAGGAAAAGGCCAACATATGGGTGGTCCCATACATCCAAATGTACTACTGTAAatctattatataattttgacaATGATACTTGCTCATCCTAATGTAATGGTCTGACGTAAATTCTATGTAACCAATAAAACAACTTTCTATGAAAAAACCACTGGTCCACTAAATGACATGAAGTTAAGATATCCTAGTagatatgataaattttttagaaaaattactgtttaccccttaaaaattttaaaacttcccaaacagcccctgtgagttttgaatacctcaAACAACCAttcttttattgtttcacttccttttcgCCCCCTACAGGTCACTAGGATTGGCTCCATGTTATGGAATTCCATCGTTAGccttaaaaatggtgggaaaacaaccgccaaatcacatcatgttaaatttttttacatacattttttcattctttttgcattcctttttgttaaatagaaatataaacaaaaaaatatgttaaacagagaactcatttctttaaacagaaacctcatttcctaaacagaaaactcattttttaaacataaacattaatatttaaacaaaaaaaccaatatttacatgacaaattaatcttggatataaaaacaaattaatctcTACCactgtatatatttaaataaacaacgatatttaagacctttttaaaatgtaaacacaatatattaaacaaaaaaacatcgATATTAAATAAAGACAATCAAGCATAAAGACGACcgttttttattatatggagataacgatgtttacattaaaaatttaataaatttgtgggaaaaaatttaggttagcataattacattataactacaaacaaacttataactacgaacaaaagaatttaggttagcatgaagagtaatgcatgtacttatttcttaaacagagaactcatttcttaaacagagaactcattttttttaaacagaaacttcattttcttaaacagagaacaattttttttaacataaacgtcattttttaaatagaaaactcatttctgaaacagaaaactaattttttaaacagaaacattgatatttaaaccgaaaaaccaatatttacgtgacaaattaatcttggatataaaaaccaattaatcttggtcagtcgtacatatttaaatagaaataacgatatttaagcactttttttaaatgtaaacacaatatattaaacaaaaacatcgatagttaaataAAGACGACCAAGCATAAAGACTgccgttctttattatatggagataacgatatttacattaaaaatttaataagtttctgtaaaagaatttaggttagcatgattacattataactacaaacataAGAATTTATGTTAGTATGAAAAGTAATGCATGTACTTATTTCTTAAACTGAAAActcatttttgaaataaaacctcatattttaagtagaaacctcatattttaaacagaaacctcatgttttaaatagaaactcatcagCACCCTAGGGCATTACTGCTAAACCacgtcacacttgccacaacttccccgCCAAGTGGACAATTTCGATCCAAataattccaaattaactctattaATCATCAGTAGATGCTTTTTAGTGGTGGTCAGTGGGAGGGAAGGGGGTTTAAAAAAAGTCATTAGTATTTAAAAAGGAAGGGTTATTATTGATATTCAAATTGCGTGAGAATATGTGCATATTACAAACTTTTGGGGGTTGTTTTAAGAAatttccattaatttttttattaaatagtttaatttaattacatgTAAAAAGTGACTTAACCATCCCTCACTAGGTTGATATAAACTTGAGGGGTCTCTCTTAGTTAA
This window harbors:
- the LOC120258237 gene encoding basic leucine zipper 61-like; amino-acid sequence: MAQLPPKVPSNWPSFGHQRAPSMASFLPPAPAPPPSSGNHPSWVDEFLDFTLTRRGAHRRSMSDSVAFLEAPMISSNGGGAPMHEFDRLDEDQLISMFPDDLPPSSGASAAPLSSSTPSTPSDHNSVNEENPSEQQLVNELEETQSLCKSEPQTNQAAHTAAASTADQIIVDPKRVKRILANRQSAQRSRVRKLQYISELERSVTSLQTEVSALSPRVAFLDHQRSVLTVGNSHLKQRIAALAQDKIFKDAHQEALKKEIERLRQVYHQQSLKKMPSVTAGDSPEHTNKELVS